The following proteins are co-located in the Diaphorobacter sp. HDW4B genome:
- the phnX gene encoding phosphonoacetaldehyde hydrolase, with protein sequence MNTINDAFTQASQDDALQADLSPLQAVIFDWAGTLVDFGSLAPTQIFVEAFATFGITITLAEARGPMGLSKWQHIHQLLQEESIRAQWQNAFGRAPGDSDVDAIYARFMPMQIAKVGEFSAPIDGAPELLQWLRARGLKVGSCSGYPREVLNQLLPQAAAAGIAPDHVVAGDEMAAGGRPGPYMALANVLALGISNVRACVKVDDTVPGIEEGRNAGMWTVGLTLSGNEVGYSLAEWASAPAEEIEARVAAAEAKLHKAGAHFVIRSVKDLPQVLTQIAAAMREGVRPE encoded by the coding sequence ATGAACACCATCAACGACGCATTCACTCAGGCCTCCCAAGACGACGCGCTCCAGGCCGATCTCTCGCCGCTGCAAGCCGTCATTTTCGATTGGGCAGGAACGCTGGTGGACTTCGGCTCGCTCGCGCCCACGCAGATCTTTGTGGAAGCTTTTGCGACCTTTGGCATCACCATCACGCTGGCCGAGGCGCGCGGGCCGATGGGCCTGTCCAAGTGGCAGCACATTCATCAACTGCTGCAGGAAGAGTCGATCCGCGCGCAATGGCAGAACGCGTTCGGGCGCGCTCCGGGTGATTCGGATGTCGATGCCATCTACGCGCGCTTCATGCCCATGCAGATCGCCAAGGTGGGCGAGTTCTCCGCGCCCATCGACGGTGCGCCCGAGTTGCTGCAATGGCTGCGCGCACGCGGTCTCAAGGTCGGCTCGTGCTCGGGCTATCCACGTGAAGTGCTCAACCAGTTGCTGCCGCAGGCCGCCGCGGCAGGGATTGCGCCCGACCATGTGGTTGCCGGTGACGAGATGGCGGCGGGTGGTCGCCCCGGCCCGTACATGGCGCTTGCGAATGTGCTGGCCTTGGGTATCAGCAACGTGCGCGCTTGCGTGAAAGTGGACGACACCGTACCGGGCATCGAGGAAGGACGCAACGCGGGCATGTGGACCGTGGGCCTGACGCTGTCCGGCAACGAAGTGGGCTACTCGCTGGCCGAATGGGCGAGTGCTCCCGCAGAGGAAATCGAGGCCCGCGTCGCCGCGGCCGAGGCCAAGCTGCACAAGGCTGGCGCGCATTTTGTGATTCGCAGCGTGAAGGATTTGCCGCAGGTCCTGACGCAGATTGCCGCAGCCATGCGTGAAGGGGTTCGCCCTGAATGA
- the psrA gene encoding iron-containing alcohol dehydrogenase PsrA, translated as MRSFHNPVAIHCGANSLERLPQLLAGRRCLLVTFPEAESLGIIGRVRSLLDAQLAGVIDSISPNPDVQWLAPLYDQVHRDHADVPCIVALGGGSSIDSAKALMCATPNGRFEELLAALETGTQLPPAAHKALIAIPTTAGTGSEVTPWATIWDQAAGKKHSLHQPWTWPEAAIIDAALMTSLPAGATLASGLDALSHALESIWNVNRNPVSLALAQQSARRTMACLPALMKDLGNLQLRNAMAEAALLAGLAFSNTKTALAHSLSYDITLQHGVAHGIACSFSLPLVLDMALGADDETDAALLSIFDAATAQAAVQRLRDFLQGLGVATDPTHYGVAESDWSAMVQAAAQGPRGRNFIRQMA; from the coding sequence GTGCGTAGTTTCCACAACCCCGTCGCCATCCATTGCGGAGCCAATTCGTTGGAGCGCTTGCCGCAACTGCTCGCAGGTCGTCGCTGCCTGCTGGTGACTTTTCCCGAAGCAGAGTCGCTTGGCATCATCGGGCGAGTGCGCTCCCTGCTGGACGCGCAGCTTGCAGGCGTGATCGACAGCATCTCGCCCAACCCCGATGTGCAATGGCTTGCGCCGCTGTACGACCAGGTCCATCGTGATCACGCCGACGTGCCCTGCATCGTCGCACTCGGTGGAGGCAGCAGCATCGACAGCGCCAAGGCGCTGATGTGCGCCACACCGAATGGACGTTTTGAAGAGTTGCTGGCGGCGTTGGAAACCGGCACGCAGTTGCCACCCGCAGCACACAAGGCGCTGATCGCCATCCCCACCACCGCCGGCACGGGCAGCGAGGTCACGCCGTGGGCGACGATCTGGGATCAGGCCGCCGGTAAAAAGCATTCGCTGCACCAGCCATGGACCTGGCCCGAAGCCGCGATCATCGACGCCGCGCTCATGACCAGCCTGCCCGCAGGTGCCACGCTCGCGTCGGGGCTGGATGCGCTCTCGCATGCGCTGGAGTCGATCTGGAACGTGAACCGCAACCCCGTGTCTTTGGCGCTGGCGCAGCAGTCTGCGCGCCGCACCATGGCCTGTCTCCCGGCGCTCATGAAGGACCTTGGCAATCTGCAACTGCGCAATGCGATGGCCGAAGCGGCCTTGCTGGCCGGGCTGGCGTTCTCGAACACCAAGACGGCGCTGGCGCATTCGCTCTCCTACGACATCACCTTGCAGCATGGCGTGGCGCATGGCATCGCGTGTTCGTTCAGCCTGCCGCTGGTGCTGGACATGGCGCTGGGCGCAGACGACGAAACCGACGCAGCGTTGCTCTCCATCTTCGATGCGGCCACTGCGCAAGCTGCCGTTCAGCGCCTGCGTGACTTTTTGCAAGGCCTTGGCGTCGCGACCGACCCAACGCATTACGGCGTGGCCGAGAGCGACTGGAGCGCCATGGTGCAAGCCGCAGCGCAAGGTCCACGCGGGCGCAACTTCATTCGTCAGATGGCGTGA
- a CDS encoding DUF4198 domain-containing protein, protein MMLKKHAIVAATLALAALSAQAHDLWFKPSSTVLSKSDWVTVDAAVSNDVFFFNHRPLGLENVKITGPDGSAVEMKNAHKGELRSVFDFKPEKPGTYRVTMLMNGVMGGYKDANGQPKRVRGSAEEILKQIPADAKDVNITENVRRMETFVSVGKPTGIALTGKGLELKPVTHPNDLVSSEEAKFEFQIDGKPAANLEVELVADGIRYRDGVEPLKFKTDANGLLTVKFPRAGLYWLSTDAKDNKTTVAKATERRLGYVATLEVLP, encoded by the coding sequence ATGATGCTCAAGAAGCACGCAATTGTGGCCGCAACGCTGGCGCTCGCCGCCCTGTCCGCACAGGCCCATGACCTCTGGTTCAAGCCCTCGAGCACGGTGCTCTCCAAGTCCGATTGGGTGACCGTCGATGCGGCGGTCTCCAACGACGTGTTCTTCTTCAACCACCGTCCGCTGGGACTGGAAAACGTGAAGATCACCGGCCCCGATGGTTCCGCTGTCGAGATGAAAAACGCCCACAAGGGTGAGCTGCGCAGCGTGTTCGACTTCAAGCCCGAAAAGCCCGGCACCTACCGCGTGACCATGCTGATGAACGGCGTGATGGGCGGCTACAAAGACGCCAACGGTCAACCCAAGCGCGTGCGCGGCTCGGCGGAAGAAATCCTCAAGCAGATTCCTGCGGATGCCAAGGACGTGAACATCACCGAGAACGTGCGCCGCATGGAAACCTTCGTGTCCGTGGGCAAGCCAACCGGCATCGCGCTGACTGGCAAGGGTCTGGAACTCAAGCCCGTGACCCATCCCAACGATCTGGTGAGCAGCGAAGAAGCCAAGTTCGAATTCCAGATCGACGGCAAGCCTGCGGCGAATCTCGAAGTGGAACTCGTGGCCGACGGTATTCGCTACCGCGATGGCGTGGAGCCGCTGAAGTTCAAGACCGATGCGAACGGCCTGCTCACCGTGAAGTTCCCGCGTGCCGGGCTGTACTGGCTGAGCACCGATGCCAAGGACAACAAGACCACCGTGGCCAAGGCAACGGAGCGTCGTCTCGGTTATGTTGCCACGCTGGAAGTGCTGCCCTGA
- a CDS encoding FAD:protein FMN transferase, giving the protein MSTAPRVHFGASVWRLPQAAKTAPVVPARADFSVQHWRAPSMQRQQDSRIHRLSGQTMGTSWSLNLPNTDFLELQPVHALVQSVLDEVIAQMSNWENDSAISRFNNAHAGTWHALPAEFAQVLAAALQWAERSGGALDPTMGALVSLWGFGPRAEPLTPHSGERPTVAQIDDLLRASGFEKLQWKAGQNHIEQPGGLKLDLCGIAKGFGVDWVVQHLQEAGWNSGLFEIGGELRSWGEKPNGDAWQIQLGSQGDASNAPLVVAVKNASFATSGDWWHHFFADGKRYSHTLDPRTGWPIKHPLASVTVHHEACMHADALATVLTVLGVEQGMAFAEAYEVAAVFQEHGANPCMSPAWKARFAS; this is encoded by the coding sequence ATGAGCACTGCTCCGCGAGTCCATTTCGGTGCCAGCGTCTGGCGCTTGCCGCAGGCTGCGAAAACGGCCCCGGTAGTGCCCGCGCGCGCCGATTTTTCGGTGCAGCACTGGCGCGCGCCAAGCATGCAGCGCCAGCAGGACTCGCGCATTCACCGACTCAGCGGCCAGACGATGGGGACATCGTGGTCGCTGAATCTGCCGAATACCGATTTTCTGGAGCTCCAACCCGTGCACGCACTGGTTCAGTCGGTGCTGGACGAAGTCATCGCGCAGATGAGCAACTGGGAAAACGATTCGGCGATTTCTCGCTTCAACAATGCGCATGCAGGCACTTGGCATGCGTTGCCAGCAGAGTTCGCGCAGGTGCTTGCTGCGGCGCTGCAATGGGCCGAGCGTTCGGGTGGGGCGCTCGATCCGACTATGGGGGCGTTGGTTTCTTTGTGGGGGTTCGGCCCACGTGCCGAGCCGCTGACGCCGCACTCTGGCGAGCGTCCCACGGTCGCGCAGATTGATGATTTGCTGCGCGCATCAGGCTTTGAAAAGCTGCAATGGAAAGCCGGTCAGAACCACATCGAACAACCGGGCGGATTGAAGCTCGATCTGTGCGGCATTGCCAAGGGCTTTGGGGTAGATTGGGTCGTGCAGCATCTTCAAGAAGCGGGCTGGAACAGCGGCCTGTTCGAGATCGGCGGCGAGCTGCGAAGCTGGGGCGAAAAGCCCAATGGCGACGCTTGGCAGATTCAGTTGGGCAGTCAAGGTGATGCGTCCAATGCGCCCCTTGTGGTGGCCGTGAAGAATGCTTCGTTCGCCACATCGGGCGACTGGTGGCATCACTTTTTTGCCGACGGCAAGCGCTATTCGCACACGCTTGATCCACGCACCGGCTGGCCGATCAAGCACCCACTGGCCAGCGTGACGGTTCACCACGAAGCATGCATGCACGCCGATGCGCTGGCGACGGTGCTGACGGTGCTGGGCGTGGAGCAGGGCATGGCTTTTGCCGAGGCGTATGAGGTTGCGGCCGTGTTTCAGGAGCATGGCGCAAATCCGTGCATGTCACCGGCCTGGAAGGCGCGATTCGCATCATGA
- a CDS encoding pyridoxal phosphate-dependent aminotransferase: MTTSTNSAPRTPTFPSRLPNVGTTIFTVMSALATEYKAVNLGQGFPDFACDPQLVDAVNNAMRAGHNQYPPMPGVAVLREAMSQKYQALHSRHYDANTEITVTAGATQAILTAVLACVQPGDEAIVLEPCYDSYVPNIETAGGKVVRVPLTPGTFRPDFDKIAAAITPRTRLLIINSPHNPSGTIWTDAEMRKLEELLAPTDILLISDEVYEHMVFDGQQHQSAARFPGLAARAFIVSSFGKTYHVTGWKIGTVAAPAALTAEFRKVHQFNVFTVNTPMQYGIAEYMQDPAPYLQLSAFYQAKRDLFREGLKDSRFKLLPSQGSYFQCVDISGISDLSEADFCQWLTREIGVAAIPLSAFYVEKFDQRVVRFCFAKKDETLRDAIERLRKL; the protein is encoded by the coding sequence ATGACAACAAGCACAAACAGCGCGCCGCGCACCCCCACCTTCCCGAGCCGCCTGCCCAACGTGGGCACCACGATCTTCACCGTGATGTCGGCTCTCGCCACCGAATACAAGGCAGTCAACCTTGGTCAGGGCTTTCCTGACTTTGCGTGCGACCCCCAACTGGTCGATGCCGTCAACAACGCCATGCGGGCAGGCCACAACCAGTACCCGCCCATGCCCGGCGTGGCCGTGCTGCGCGAAGCCATGTCGCAGAAGTACCAGGCGCTGCACAGCCGCCACTACGATGCGAACACCGAAATCACGGTGACCGCAGGCGCAACGCAGGCGATCCTCACCGCCGTGCTCGCCTGCGTGCAGCCGGGCGACGAAGCCATCGTGCTCGAACCCTGCTACGACAGCTACGTGCCGAACATCGAAACCGCAGGCGGCAAAGTCGTGCGTGTGCCGCTCACGCCCGGCACCTTCCGCCCGGACTTCGACAAGATCGCCGCCGCCATCACGCCGCGCACGCGCCTTCTGATCATCAACTCGCCGCACAACCCCAGCGGCACGATCTGGACCGATGCGGAAATGCGCAAGCTCGAAGAGCTGCTCGCTCCCACCGACATCCTGCTGATCAGCGACGAGGTCTACGAGCACATGGTGTTCGACGGCCAGCAGCACCAGAGCGCGGCCCGCTTTCCGGGCCTGGCCGCGCGTGCCTTCATCGTCTCGAGCTTCGGCAAGACCTACCACGTCACCGGCTGGAAAATCGGCACCGTGGCCGCGCCCGCAGCCCTCACCGCCGAATTCCGCAAGGTGCACCAGTTCAACGTCTTCACGGTGAACACCCCCATGCAATACGGCATCGCGGAATACATGCAAGACCCCGCGCCGTACCTGCAACTCTCGGCCTTCTACCAGGCCAAGCGCGACCTCTTCCGCGAAGGCCTCAAGGACTCGCGCTTCAAGCTGCTGCCAAGCCAGGGCAGCTACTTCCAGTGCGTGGACATCTCCGGCATCAGCGACCTGAGCGAAGCCGACTTCTGCCAATGGCTCACCCGCGAAATCGGCGTCGCAGCCATCCCACTCTCGGCCTTCTATGTCGAAAAATTTGACCAACGCGTGGTGCGCTTTTGCTTCGCCAAGAAGGACGAAACCCTGCGCGACGCCATCGAGCGACTGCGCAAGCTGTAA
- a CDS encoding IS5 family transposase has product MTPRSALKFDLFAEASRKRKIDEVGDPLQVIAQHIDFTALARLVDGIIERSDGRKGGRPAYPTEVMVRVMVLKRLYNLSDEQMEYQLLDRMSYQRFCLLQDSMNVPDRNTIWRFGERLGVDGATALLHGVDEQLHRHGYIARGGQAIDATLVPAPRQRMNKGEREQLSNGQRPEWGDAKDRQKDIDATHTKKHGKRYFGYKLSVSVDHKHGFIRGVATGTASEHDGHHFDEVLDMKNTGKEVNADKAYPSAQRIKMLKVLGFKDGIQRKAKAKQPLSECQERRNQRIAKRRARVEHVFAGIRHMGGKFVRTIGQTRATTVMTMMVACYNLKRLASFLENKVDPFFKTASSKRPVRLQTAKA; this is encoded by the coding sequence ATCACCCCCCGCAGTGCCCTGAAGTTCGACCTGTTCGCCGAAGCCTCCCGCAAGCGCAAGATCGATGAAGTGGGCGATCCGCTGCAAGTCATTGCGCAGCACATCGACTTCACCGCGCTGGCCCGTCTGGTCGATGGAATCATCGAGCGCAGTGATGGGCGCAAGGGTGGTCGTCCGGCCTATCCCACTGAGGTCATGGTACGGGTGATGGTCCTGAAGAGGCTCTACAACCTCTCGGACGAGCAGATGGAATATCAACTGCTTGACCGCATGAGCTACCAGCGATTTTGTTTGCTGCAAGACTCGATGAACGTTCCGGACCGCAACACCATCTGGCGCTTTGGCGAGCGCCTGGGCGTGGATGGAGCCACGGCTTTGCTGCATGGCGTGGACGAGCAATTGCATCGTCATGGCTACATCGCGCGCGGTGGTCAGGCCATCGATGCGACCTTGGTGCCAGCACCGCGCCAACGCATGAACAAGGGCGAACGCGAGCAACTCTCCAACGGCCAAAGACCTGAATGGGGTGATGCCAAAGATCGGCAAAAAGACATCGATGCCACCCACACCAAGAAGCACGGCAAGCGCTACTTTGGCTACAAGCTGAGTGTGAGCGTCGATCACAAACACGGCTTCATCCGGGGCGTGGCCACGGGGACAGCGAGCGAGCACGACGGCCATCACTTCGATGAAGTGCTGGATATGAAGAACACCGGCAAAGAGGTCAATGCCGACAAGGCCTACCCGAGCGCTCAACGCATCAAGATGCTCAAGGTGTTGGGCTTCAAAGATGGCATCCAGCGCAAAGCCAAAGCGAAGCAGCCGCTCAGCGAATGCCAGGAGCGACGCAATCAACGCATTGCCAAGCGACGTGCGCGTGTCGAGCACGTGTTTGCAGGCATCCGTCACATGGGCGGCAAGTTCGTGCGCACGATTGGACAGACCAGAGCCACCACGGTCATGACGATGATGGTTGCGTGCTACAACTTGAAGCGCCTGGCGTCGTTCCTTGAAAACAAGGTCGATCCGTTCTTCAAAACAGCGAGCTCAAAGAGACCGGTGCGCCTGCAAACGGCGAAGGCCTGA
- a CDS encoding CysB family HTH-type transcriptional regulator encodes MNLHQFRFVQEAARRNLNLTEAAKALHTSQPGVSKAIIELEDELGVDIFARHGKRLKRVTEPGQHVLKSIELIMREVTNLKRIGEQYSAQDSGTLSIATTHTQARYVLPVPVAKLRESYPKVNISLHQATPHEVARMVIDEVAEIGMATESLADYPDLVTLPCYEWQHVLVMPSNHPLAQRERIGLEDIAHEPLVTYHPSFTGRGKIDAAFATRKLQPRIVLEAIDSDVIKTYVRLGMGIGIVAEMAMRDDPVGDLVVRPMGHLFGQNVARVAFKRGAYLRNFIYKFAELLSDRLSRDLVMRAMVGNVNDYEL; translated from the coding sequence ATGAACCTGCACCAATTCCGCTTCGTACAAGAGGCAGCACGCCGCAATCTCAACCTCACCGAGGCCGCCAAGGCACTGCATACCTCGCAGCCCGGCGTGTCCAAGGCCATCATCGAGCTGGAGGACGAGCTGGGCGTGGACATCTTCGCGCGCCACGGCAAGCGCCTCAAGCGCGTGACCGAACCCGGCCAGCATGTGCTCAAGAGCATCGAGTTGATCATGCGCGAGGTCACCAACTTGAAGCGCATCGGTGAGCAATACAGCGCGCAGGACAGTGGCACCCTGTCGATCGCCACCACCCACACGCAGGCCCGCTACGTGCTGCCCGTGCCGGTCGCCAAGCTGCGCGAGTCCTATCCCAAGGTCAACATCAGCCTGCACCAGGCCACGCCGCATGAAGTGGCGCGCATGGTGATCGACGAAGTGGCCGAAATCGGCATGGCGACCGAATCGCTCGCCGACTACCCCGACCTCGTGACCCTGCCCTGCTATGAATGGCAGCACGTGCTGGTGATGCCGAGCAACCACCCGCTCGCCCAACGCGAACGCATCGGCCTCGAAGACATCGCCCACGAGCCGCTGGTGACCTACCACCCCTCGTTCACCGGACGCGGCAAGATCGACGCGGCCTTCGCCACCCGCAAGCTGCAGCCGCGCATCGTGCTCGAAGCCATCGACTCCGACGTGATCAAGACCTATGTGCGCCTTGGCATGGGTATCGGCATCGTGGCTGAAATGGCCATGCGCGACGATCCGGTCGGTGACCTTGTCGTGCGCCCCATGGGCCATCTGTTCGGCCAGAACGTGGCGCGTGTCGCTTTCAAGCGCGGCGCGTATCTGCGCAACTTCATCTACAAGTTCGCCGAACTGCTGAGCGACCGCCTGAGCCGCGATCTGGTGATGCGCGCCATGGTCGGAAACGTCAACGACTACGAGCTCTGA
- the phnE gene encoding phosphonate ABC transporter, permease protein PhnE, with the protein MNATHIQQGRQGQEGWRWTAPRPQSHTGWIGTAFAVLMVVVVLHWSASGAQMSWGELANGLPQIADFAARSFPPDWSVLPRLWAPALETVQIAIWGTLLSVILALPLSFIAASNLHSWHWLRRITRQFLNVVRSINELILALVFVSAVGLGPFPGVLALALHGMGMLGKFFAENIEEIDNGPLEALRSAGASQLQVIVFGVVPQAITAWIGVVLYRFEVNLRSATVLGMVGAGGLGFELVSSLKLFRYQETATCIVVITVMVIAADMVSNLLRQRIQRGAHH; encoded by the coding sequence ATGAACGCCACCCACATTCAACAAGGCCGACAAGGTCAAGAGGGCTGGCGCTGGACGGCACCTCGTCCGCAATCGCACACTGGCTGGATTGGCACCGCCTTCGCGGTGCTGATGGTCGTCGTCGTGCTGCACTGGAGTGCGAGCGGCGCGCAGATGAGCTGGGGCGAACTGGCCAATGGCCTGCCGCAGATTGCCGATTTCGCGGCCCGCTCGTTCCCGCCCGATTGGAGCGTGTTGCCGCGCCTGTGGGCACCGGCGCTGGAGACGGTTCAGATCGCCATCTGGGGCACGCTGCTGAGCGTGATTCTCGCGCTGCCGCTGTCCTTCATCGCGGCAAGCAATCTGCACAGCTGGCATTGGCTGCGCCGCATCACGCGCCAGTTTCTGAACGTGGTGCGCAGCATCAACGAGCTGATTCTGGCGCTGGTGTTCGTGTCTGCCGTCGGCCTCGGGCCATTCCCCGGCGTGCTGGCACTGGCGCTGCATGGCATGGGCATGCTGGGCAAGTTCTTTGCCGAGAACATCGAAGAAATCGACAACGGCCCGCTCGAAGCCTTGCGCAGTGCGGGCGCGTCGCAACTGCAAGTCATCGTGTTCGGCGTGGTCCCGCAAGCCATCACTGCATGGATCGGCGTGGTGCTGTATCGCTTCGAGGTCAACCTGCGCTCTGCGACCGTGCTGGGCATGGTGGGCGCGGGCGGGTTGGGGTTCGAGTTGGTCAGCAGCCTCAAGCTGTTCCGCTATCAGGAGACCGCCACCTGCATCGTCGTCATCACGGTGATGGTGATTGCAGCCGACATGGTCTCGAACCTTCTGCGTCAGCGCATTCAGCGCGGCGCGCATCACTGA
- a CDS encoding sulfite reductase subunit alpha, giving the protein MHVTGLEGAIRIMILDWVVSPARAAGAAGLVLAYAALCARVAWVSKQKRIDIERDNDVPAGQSQWPAVLVVYASQTGQAEGIAREATRMLRESGLRVTLLPIDSITTENLNAHERSLWIVSTTGEGDAPDHALHFVQQVLPQGADLRAHEAQVLALGDREYQQFCAFGEQVQAWLVAQGANSELVCVDNMDRATLRSWQSRINELKQGWLGEEGDSQPPVAMQEEWLLPPTSTPFTLERRTLLNPGSQGGALYRLDWVVKNGDLPEWESGDLASLRVPADREHARDYSIASIRADGHLQMLVRQSVRADGTPGVASSWLCMGMKQGDSLDISVRQHSSFRLGDNAARPLILIGNGSGLAGLLSHIKARIAAGRSDQWLVFGERSPEHDAICAQQLEQWLQDGQLERLDLAWSRDVAEKTYVQDVLLKQAEMLKSWVARDAAIYVCGSLQGMGQGVHQALKQVLGDECMQTLTQSGRYRRDVY; this is encoded by the coding sequence GTGCATGTCACCGGCCTGGAAGGCGCGATTCGCATCATGATTCTGGATTGGGTGGTGTCTCCGGCACGCGCGGCAGGCGCTGCAGGACTGGTGTTGGCATACGCAGCGCTTTGCGCCCGCGTGGCGTGGGTGAGCAAACAGAAGCGCATCGACATTGAGCGCGACAACGACGTGCCTGCGGGCCAATCGCAATGGCCTGCGGTGCTGGTGGTCTATGCCAGTCAGACGGGGCAGGCCGAAGGCATTGCCCGCGAGGCGACGCGCATGCTGCGCGAGAGCGGCTTGCGTGTGACGCTGCTTCCCATCGATTCGATCACCACGGAAAATCTGAACGCGCATGAACGCAGCCTGTGGATCGTCTCGACCACGGGCGAGGGCGATGCACCCGATCACGCCTTGCATTTTGTGCAGCAGGTGCTGCCGCAAGGTGCGGACTTGCGGGCGCATGAAGCGCAGGTGCTTGCGCTCGGTGATCGTGAATACCAGCAGTTCTGCGCGTTTGGCGAACAGGTTCAGGCATGGCTTGTTGCCCAAGGCGCGAATAGCGAGCTGGTGTGCGTGGACAACATGGACCGCGCCACGCTGCGCTCGTGGCAGTCGCGCATCAACGAGTTGAAGCAGGGTTGGTTGGGCGAGGAGGGGGACTCTCAGCCGCCCGTGGCGATGCAGGAAGAATGGCTGCTGCCGCCCACGAGCACGCCCTTCACACTGGAGCGACGCACGTTGCTCAATCCGGGCAGTCAAGGCGGCGCACTGTATCGGCTGGACTGGGTGGTGAAGAATGGCGATCTGCCCGAATGGGAGTCGGGCGATCTGGCGTCGCTGCGCGTGCCTGCCGATCGAGAACATGCGCGCGATTATTCGATTGCTTCGATCCGGGCGGATGGGCATCTGCAGATGCTGGTGCGGCAAAGTGTGCGCGCGGATGGCACGCCGGGTGTGGCGTCGAGCTGGCTTTGCATGGGCATGAAGCAGGGCGATTCACTCGACATTTCCGTGCGCCAGCACAGCAGTTTTCGACTGGGAGACAACGCTGCAAGGCCGTTGATTCTGATCGGCAACGGTTCGGGATTGGCGGGGCTGCTCAGCCACATCAAGGCGCGGATTGCGGCGGGACGCAGCGACCAGTGGCTGGTGTTCGGCGAGCGCAGCCCGGAGCATGATGCGATCTGCGCACAGCAGCTTGAGCAATGGCTGCAGGATGGACAACTGGAGCGGCTCGATTTGGCGTGGTCACGCGATGTGGCCGAGAAAACCTATGTGCAGGATGTGCTGCTAAAGCAAGCCGAAATGCTCAAAAGCTGGGTGGCGCGCGACGCGGCCATCTATGTGTGCGGCAGCCTGCAAGGCATGGGGCAGGGCGTGCATCAAGCGCTCAAGCAGGTGCTGGGCGACGAGTGCATGCAGACACTCACGCAGTCGGGGCGCTACCGCCGCGACGTCTATTGA
- a CDS encoding PepSY-associated TM helix domain-containing protein → MKSAVSGSSQRAYWLKKLHEWHWISSAICLIGMLLFAFTGITLNHAGQIESKPRVETREGQMSPELLPPLQALQAGLKDKPKSEASPEFPAPVAAFIRSEMKVDVSGRAVEWSDDEAYVPMPRPGGDAWLRVDLKEGAMEYESTDRGWISYINDLHKGRNTGGAWSLFLDVFAVGCLVFCITGLLILKMHSERRPLTWPMVGLGLVIPALLALLLIH, encoded by the coding sequence ATGAAGTCGGCTGTTTCCGGTAGCTCGCAACGAGCGTACTGGCTGAAAAAATTACACGAATGGCACTGGATCAGTTCGGCGATCTGCCTGATCGGCATGCTGCTGTTCGCGTTCACGGGCATCACTCTCAATCATGCGGGGCAGATCGAGTCCAAGCCGCGCGTGGAGACCCGCGAGGGCCAGATGTCACCCGAGCTGCTGCCGCCATTGCAGGCGCTGCAAGCTGGGCTCAAGGACAAACCGAAGTCCGAAGCCAGTCCCGAATTTCCTGCACCGGTCGCCGCCTTCATCCGCAGCGAGATGAAGGTCGATGTGTCGGGCCGCGCGGTTGAGTGGAGTGATGACGAGGCTTATGTGCCCATGCCGCGTCCCGGTGGCGATGCGTGGCTGCGCGTCGATCTGAAAGAGGGCGCGATGGAGTACGAATCGACCGATCGCGGCTGGATCTCCTACATCAACGATCTGCACAAGGGGCGTAACACGGGCGGTGCCTGGAGCCTGTTCCTCGATGTGTTCGCGGTGGGTTGTCTGGTGTTTTGCATCACCGGCCTGCTGATTCTGAAGATGCATTCCGAGCGGCGTCCGCTGACCTGGCCGATGGTGGGTCTGGGCTTGGTGATTCCGGCGCTGCTGGCATTGCTGCTGATCCATTGA
- a CDS encoding DUF2271 domain-containing protein: MAKRIFKCTVALSAVVGLPAIAGGLDVTVGIPQLQVAEYHKPYVAVWLEKTDGGVAANLSVWYDAKMKDAEGTKWLKDMRQWWRRTGRELSFPIDGVTQPTKPAGNHALSFSEGKNPLPKLAPGQYKLMVEAAREVGGRELVSIPFEWPAKQATSLSAKGSTELGQIKLDLKP; encoded by the coding sequence ATGGCGAAAAGGATTTTCAAATGCACGGTCGCGCTGAGCGCAGTGGTCGGCCTGCCTGCAATCGCGGGTGGTCTGGACGTGACCGTGGGCATTCCGCAACTGCAAGTGGCCGAGTACCACAAGCCTTATGTGGCCGTGTGGCTGGAGAAGACGGACGGTGGCGTGGCCGCCAATCTGTCGGTCTGGTACGACGCCAAGATGAAGGATGCCGAAGGCACGAAGTGGCTCAAGGACATGCGCCAGTGGTGGCGTCGCACGGGGCGCGAGCTGTCGTTCCCTATCGATGGCGTGACCCAGCCGACCAAGCCCGCGGGCAATCATGCGCTGTCGTTCAGCGAGGGCAAGAACCCGCTGCCCAAGCTCGCTCCCGGTCAGTACAAGCTGATGGTGGAAGCCGCGCGTGAAGTGGGCGGCCGCGAGCTGGTCTCGATTCCCTTCGAATGGCCTGCCAAGCAAGCCACCAGCCTGTCCGCCAAGGGCAGCACCGAACTCGGTCAGATCAAGCTCGACCTCAAGCCCTGA